TAACCTCTGATAATTCCTTCGCCTTTGATAGCTTTCTTCCTTCTAATCTTATAATATGATACCCTGTCTGTGTTTTGACTAAATCTGCAATCTCGTTAACCTTTAATTTTGATATTGCCACACCTAGTTCAGGCAGTAATTCGCTCACATTAATAAAACCAAGATCTTCTCCTTCCCTGGCCATGTCCTCTCCGCCTTTAATCCTTTCCAGAAGTTCCTTTGCTGTTTGTTCAGCTGTTTTCTCATCATCTTTCATTTTGATAAGTATCTGTCTTATTTTTACCTGCTCAGGCTCTAAAAAATCCTTTTTATGAGCCTGATAATACTGATTAATTTCGTATGACTCTATTATTACTTTTGAATTAACTTTAAATTGAATTATTTTCTTTATCATTAAACTTCTCTTATATTTATCTTCTAAAGTTTCCAGAGTTAACCCCTCATTTCTTAACACTCTGTAAAAATCATCTAAGTTTTCAAACTTGCTTTTTGCAGTATTTACCATTTTTTCTATCTCTATTTTGTCAACCTTAATATTTTCTCTTTTTGCTTCGCCCAATAACAGGCACTCTTTAATTAAATCATCCGGTATTGATTTCTTCCTATCTCTCAGCTGCTTCTCCAACTCTTCTCCGGAATAAGCCGTTCTGTATGCTTCTTCGATTTCAAAAACACGCTGCTTAAATTGACTATAAGTAATTACCTCTCCATTAACTGTTGCCATAATATAATCAATTACCTCGCTGAATGCAGCAGTTGAAAAACATAATAATAAAATTACTACCAAACGATATAATGTTGATTTCATTTGCAGCTCCTTTCTAATATATGAGGCTATTATAAAATTAGTTTCGTTTAAAAGCAAACATATCTGACTCTATAAT
This genomic window from bacterium contains:
- a CDS encoding peptidyl-prolyl cis-trans isomerase, coding for MKSTLYRLVVILLLCFSTAAFSEVIDYIMATVNGEVITYSQFKQRVFEIEEAYRTAYSGEELEKQLRDRKKSIPDDLIKECLLLGEAKRENIKVDKIEIEKMVNTAKSKFENLDDFYRVLRNEGLTLETLEDKYKRSLMIKKIIQFKVNSKVIIESYEINQYYQAHKKDFLEPEQVKIRQILIKMKDDEKTAEQTAKELLERIKGGEDMAREGEDLGFINVSELLPELGVAISKLKVNEIADLVKTQTGYHIIRLEGRKLSKAKELSEVKDDIYRILFSKKADSIYSNFVNALKKEADINIKKNMAE